Genomic window (Equus przewalskii isolate Varuska chromosome 12, EquPr2, whole genome shotgun sequence):
AGGCGCTCCGGGCGCCGGGGGTGGAGCCTcagcccgggggcggggcggggcggggcgggggcggtcCGGCGCCGGCCCGCGGGCGCCCCCCGGAGGTAGATGGCTTATTTACAACGGAGGAAACGCCACGTGGTCAGGCGGCTGGGGTGTCCCAGGCCGCCCTGTCCCCCTAGATGCCTAACCCAGGCGGCCCTGGACGGCCCTCGGAGCGCGCAGCGCCCTTGGAGCCCGTCCTCGGCGGCCCGCGAGCCCGCTCCCCTGCGAGCGCCCACGGAGTTGCACCCCTTGCACGGTCTTCTGCACCCAGGAGCGGTGGGCAGTCAGGCTGATGTAGACGCCGGGCCGGTTGCGCTCCGCACAGCCCTCGCCCCAACTGATGATGCCTGCCAGCAGCCAGGTGCCGTCGACCTGGCACATCAGGGGGCCCCCGGAGTCTCCCTGCGGAGAGGAGGAGAGGTTAGGGACCCACgtggggcagggagtgggcagATTCCAAGACCTGCACGGAGCGTGGCAGACGGTTCCCTTCGCGGAAACCCGTTTCTCCATCCTAGAGGCCCCGCACTCGAACTCCACACTGTGCGAGGccttctccctcacagcccatgAGGCAGGcagttttgttatttgttttacagatggggaaactgaggctcagaaagaagaCTGGCTTGGCCAGGCTGGCCACCGTGGGCAACAGAGTAGGAATTGCAGCCAGGGCCTTAGCCGCCCAGCCACAGTGTTGACCATGACACTGTGTTGCTGCCCTCTACCGTGATGACCCGGCTGGAGCTGCTCTGGGGCCGGGTCTGGAACCCCTCAGGAGAGTGCAAGCTGTCTGCGAGCGGGCTCTGGCACACCTGAGACACTCAGGGTACCTTGGAACAAATGGATGAATGGCTGAGGCTGGGCTCTGAAGGCTTCTAGTGGGCCCATTGGGTCACAGCTGATTCTGGGGGAGGCCTGGCGAGCAGTGACACAGCTCAgtgggacggggtggggggggagaaAGTGGGGTGCTCACCAGACAGGCATCTCGCTCCCCCTCCAGGTAGCCAGCGCACAGCATGTCCTCTGTGATGGctccctgcccagctccctgccAGTACAGGCGGCTGCAGATTTCTGAGTCAATGATGGGCACCTTGAGCTTCTGCAGAGTCTGTGGGTGGTGCAGGGGcactgggagaagggagaagagagtcaGGCTTGCGAAGTTCTCCTCCTGGTTGCTTCTACTCCCCTCAGGGGCTTTTCTCAAAGGCTAAGGGATCAACTCTGCCAGGCTGTCCCCAGATGCTTGTGGAAAACCCGGATTCCATAGCTCCACCTCTGGACCGCCTGAATCGGAACACGAACGTGCAGACAGACATTCTGCATCTTTAACAAGATCTCTCATGCCCAGGAAGTGGTTAGAATCGGCGGTCCGGGCTTTTCCTGTCTCAGGCTCTACGCTATGCAGCATGGGGACAGCTACAGGTTCAGTGTTCGGTAAAGGACTTCACAAGGTTGACTGTTATCAGGACTTGAGAAATCCCCCTcgccctgccctgggctggtcTGTAGACCCTCCCCAGCCCATAATTCCAGCTCTCACAGGAGCCCCTAAAGATGCCCATGGGGAGGCTGGCTGCAACTTCAGAGTCAGTGGGGTCCCTAGACCCCCAAACCGGTGTCATTTCTCTTAGTTCTTCTGGAATCTGGTGGCGTTTTCTCACACTTTGTCCTTTCTTAGTCAgtctctctctatcatctatctctctctctctttctgattttcttcctcttaCTTTGTCTAATCTGCTTTGTGTTTCTAGATGATTTCCAAACCTCCACACTTGGCTTGACAGATTTTACGGGCCTGGAGGCTGCGTTTCCTCCTGGGAATTTTGCCTGCAGTTGTGGCATGCCGCCACCAGAGGGCGCCTGTTCCCGCTTTGGAGTCTTAGGGCCGTTTTCATGTTCATCTCTCAGCTTGGCCCCACACCTGCCTCCTTTCAGCCACTCCTACATCACTTAATAGCTTCGTTGATCTGGCTGTTGTTGCCTCAGAACACAGCCCAAGATCCCTTTTAACCAGAAATGACCTAAAATTGTCCACCTAGATTTCTGTGACTTCGCATCTCTGGATTGCagccttttcttctgtctctggCTGGCTGGGCCTCTGGCCTCTAGCCGTGGCGCCCATGGTACCTATCTCTCTAAGTGTCTGCGACCCTCGGTCCCCATCCACCCCCAACCGCCTGGTGGGGAAGAAGCCGCACCTCCGTCTTGGACACTCCCCCAGCCTGCAATCCAGCAGTCTGTGTTCGGAGGGAGATGGACAGAGGAGTCAGGCAGGCAGATGGGCAGGATTCGCTCAGAGAACTGGATGGGGTGTTCGAGGCGCACCAGGGCAATGTCTGCCCGGGAGCCCTCCTTCCAGGAGTACACGGGGTGGGGCTGCACCCAGGCGACACCCACCTCCTGGGATCGCGAGCCCGGGTTCCCCAGCTGCCAGGCCCCCAGCAGCACGGAGAACTGGAGTGGCTTGTTCATATTgctagaaggaaaagggaagagggtTGGGTTAGCCAGGAGCCACAGGTGGCCAGAAGGGGTCTGGGAGGGGGTGTCTGGGGGAACAGCATGTATGTGAACGCCCCCGCAAAGCAAAAGAGGCTTCTGGGCAGAAGGAGGGTCTCTCCTGAGGGGCCCCGAGACTGGACCGAGGCCTGGAAGCCAGGGCCATGTGGGAAACCCAGGATGGGGGACAGGAAGCCTGGAGAATCAAGTGGAGGAGCCAGCCGTGCTTACCCTTTGAAGCAGTGGGCGGCAGTGACCACCCAGCGGCTGGTGAGCAGGGAGCCCGCGCAGTGGTGGGTCCCATTCTTCTGGATGCTCACGACCCAGGGCCACTCAGCATCGGCGCTGTCCTCACCGCCCACGACCCTGTTCAGCTGTTGCGGCTTCCCACAGGCCGGGGGGGCTGTTGGAGGAGGGTCCTGTGTTCTATCGTCCCCTGGGGCACCATGGCCTTCACCTTCCAGCTTCCCTTCACCCACCTCCAGACTCCAGACCCACCTCCCGGACTGGGGCCTCTGCTCGCAACCTACCCACCTCCCTGTGGctccctccccccccgccccacacctGCCCCTTCCTTTGCTATTTCTCcccagcagccccctgccccacctccacctctgctctcctctctggctGGCCTTGCCCCTCCACTAGGTTCTCAACCCGcccacttctcttttcctttagctTCTCAGGCCTCACATCTCAagtctctgctccattctccaggcctcttttcctgcctctccaACTCCACCCTCGTACCCCAGCACCCCCTTCTGACCTGCCCCCCACAGACAGACACATGGacactgccctccacttcaggCTTCACCCCCTCCCCTCAAGGCAGCTCCTGCTCACCAGGTGTGTAGGCAGCATCGAGGGTGGCTGCGGACAAGAGAAGGGAAGTGTCAGTCTAGTGGAAAGGAACCCCCAGTGCCCAGTGGAGAGGGGCCCCCAGTGCCCAGAGGCCCTCCCCAGTGGCTCACAGCCCTGACCCCTCGAGGCGTCAGGGCGGGGCATTTCCTGGAGCCGGGGTAGGGCGGACTGAAACCTCAGGCCCTCGCTGGAAGCTGTGCCTTACCCTCCCACCAGCTTCCTGTCCAGCCTGTGCCCGCACCAGATCCGCCTGCCTGGGGGATGAGGGACCAGCTCCTGGGGCGTCTCATACTGAGGGTAAGAGTTGGGGAGCCCACCTACCCTCTCAGGCGCCTGCGTCTGTGGCCCAGACCCCTCACCTCCAGGCCCGAGGCCTGGATGCTGCTGCCCCAGGATTGAAACGTGCAGACCCAagtgacaggagggagggagatgatgaggatgatgaagaTGATAAATAACCACCAGAGCCGAAGAGGATTGAGCCTCACTGTGCACTAGGCCCTGTCCCTCGCGCCCGCTGTGCTGTGCGTCTAATCCTCACAGCTGCAGAGGCAGCCGAGGCACGGAGCCATCagataagagagagagggagagcgaggagagcaggaggaaaggagCTGAGCGGGGAAAGGAGACTGGATTCAGGGAGGACCTGGAGGGAAGGCGGCTGGGTCAAGAGGGCGGGCAGAAGTGATCCTGGAGGGGCAGAGACggaggcacagaggagggaggggccgcAGGTCCTCAGGACTCACCTATGGAAGCCAGAAGCAGCAGGGGGGTCAAGATCCTGAGACAGCCCccacccagggctgggggagtTCTGGAAATCGCCATGGCGGGTAGGGGTGGGAGCACAGCCGGCCGGGAAGCTGTGCTGGCCACGACAGGAGTGTGCAGACCTGCCTGCAGGTCGCCCCAGGTTTTATCCTGAGAGGCGGAATGCCGTCGGACCAGTCCCCCGAGTGATGGCTCAGTCCCTGCCACCCCGGCTGTAGGTcacggggagggggtggggcttcggggaggaaaTGAGCCGTTAGGGGGTCTGGGGGCTCTAGCTGAGACCCCTTCCTCGGGTCTGGATCAGTGGACTCAGGCCTTTGGATTTGGGACTCAGGACCCCGGCTATGGGCCCAGGATCCGGCCTCTGGAGAGGCAGGCGAGGCGACCTGGGCCCAGTGGTCTAGGCCATGGCCTTGACATTgacttgggggggggggaggcgtgTAGCAGAGAAGGGTCCCCACGGCTTGAAAGAAAGGGGTTCCGAGTGTGGAAGGCAAGGCGCTCAGACCCCAGGGCCTGGGTCTCAGGTGTGGGGTGTTGGGGAGGCCCCAGGGCcttggggaggtgggggctgccCTAAGACTCAGTAACGGCTCCTGCCTCCAGGGGCCTCTGGCTACCCTGCCATGACTCAACGGGAAACCTGGGCCAGTCCGGGGCTCCGGGATCCCGTTAACCTACTTCCCGGAAAGCTGTGAATCAGGCCCCCAGTGGCCTCGCCATCCTGGGCTGCCTTCCTGGGGGCCCTGTCACTCAGATGCCCGATGACTCACCTTCACCTGGGCTCTGGGGAAGCCTGGGCAGAGCCAGCCAGGTGCCCAGGGGGCTGTGACTGATGCAGCTGCCCTGGAAGGGCTGGGGTACTCAGTCCTacaccccaccccagctcctgggaCCCCCCCCCCACAACTCCCCCTAGGGGTCAAAGGGCCACTGGGCTGCACTGGCAGTGATGTGGAACATGAGGTGGTTCCCCTCAGAGCACCCCCTTGCCACGGTCAGGTCCCCCTGACTCAGTGCCCTACCCTCAGGACACCCCCACCCTGCTCAGGAGGAGCCAGTTTCTTTCTCCAAGAAAGACTATGCGTCTTTGTCCCTTCCTTCATTTAATCAGCAGACCTTGTGCTGGGCCCTTCCTACATCTGGGGAGGCAGAAATCACCTCCTTTAATGCTCAGATTCCCTTATTGTTAGCACattctgcagatggggaaactgagtccacTTAGGGggtttagtgacttgcccaagatcccccagctggtgagtggtggggcctggatttgaacccagaatcTGGACACAAGCGACTGACCGAGACTCAGTGGAGCCCCAAGGAGCTCGGTCCAGTGGACAGATGATTATCACCCAGGGTCCTACTGATGGGGTGCTGGGGCCTTGGGAGCCTGGGGAGGCACCTGACCCTGGCGAGGGGCCAGCAAAGGCTGCCTAGAAAAGGAGGACCTCGAAACGGAAGCCTGGAGAGCAAGCTGGAGTTGACCTTGCAGAGGCATGTGTATGGGGGTCAGCAGAGGGGAGATCCGGCACtgggctcagaggagagagggagtgagTGCCCCGTGGGGCTGGGGTGCAGACAGACggggtgctgggaggggctgggggctgcagcaGGTGGATCCTCACTgtaccccgccccccccccccgcccccaggcagACCGCCACAGCTTCTCCTGAGCTCCACAGCTTGGTCAGCTCCTGTTCTGCTGGGTTGGGGGGATCCCAAGCTGCCCACCTTCTTGGGCTGTGAGGGGTTGGGTGGTGGCAGGGCTCCAAGAGTCTGCAAGAGTCAGTCTCCCTGCACCAAAAAGGACCATTGGTGTGTTTTCCTGGCCCCTGCTTCAtagggagggcaggaggcactCAGGGTTAAACTGCAGGCCAGACCTACCCCATTGCTCCTGCCCCATCACGCAAGGACAGGCCCCTGCCCCACCACCCAGGGACAAGCCAAAGATGGGACACAGGAGCCCTCAGCAGCCCCCAGCTGATGCATTATTCTATCCCAGGATGGGGGTAGGGAAACTGCAGGAAAACAGCGGCCAAGGTGATGGCAGTTTCCACGGGGCCCGCATCAGCAGAAATGCCAGCTACGTTGGGGCAGGGCACGCCCCCTCCTCACCTGCTCACTCtcctgggtctgcctctgtgCCCCATGGCTGGCCATGCTTCTCATGCTCCCCCAACCCACTCCCTTCCTGAAACTAAGGTGAATTGGCCTCCCCAGTTCACTCAACAGGCGTTTATTGggcacctgctgtatgccaggccctgtgccaggtgccaggACATGATGGTGAATAAGACAGGTCATACTCTCAGGCAGGAAGCATCtccctggggtgggaggcagaTGAGCAAGTAATGTCAGCAAGGTGttgtgggggtgggcacagaggccATGGGACTGGGGAGGGAACAGGGGAGAGGGGTGTGGGTATGGACCCTAAAGTTGGGTGCTGTGTGCTGCGACCCCTGAGGGGAGGGATGGTTTGAGGAGACTTCTTGTGGATCCTCAGGATTTAGGTTGGTACCTGGTACACACTGGGTCTCGACggatgcttgttgaatgaataaatgagcatggACGAGGTGAGTCTGAGGGATTCCACTGGGGACCAACTGCTCCAacctcctgcctctccagttTCCTCTCCGTTCCAGCTTTTCCTGCCTTTTGTAAGACTTGGATTGCTGCCCAGGTGACCCAAGGGGTAGGCATGTGCCCCAAGATATTACTGTCCCCAAGATGgtggccaggaagagggccccAAGGAGAAGGGCTTGGTAGGAGGCAGAGGAAGTCTGGAAAAGCCAGCAAAGACTTCCTGGCACAAGTCCTGGGCAGGAGTCCCCAAGACCGGCTCCCCAACACCCAGGCAGTGCAGACCCAGGTGTGATTCAATATTCATTCAACTAACTCCTTACTGAGCGCCCGCTGGGCACCCTGACTCAGCAGCTCTTCACCAGGCACGAGATGGATGGGCTGCCCCCCACCGCTGTCCGCTGCTCAGTGTCCCTGCCAGGCCACCCCAGGGCCACTGATGATTTCACGGCGAGGTGTGCCTGATGGCTAGGGCTGCAGAGGCATCGCATGCTTGCAGCTGGAGCTGGCCACGCTCACCACAAAGAAGGGCCTCACCGACCGCATTTCAGAGGTGAGTGCCGGGGTCAGGCCAGACACCTGCACGGGGCAACCACTCATCATCCGACCAAAGTCTCCcagcacccaccatgtgccaggcgccACCCTGAgagctgaggatacagcagtggaGGAACCGAGACCCATCCTGGTCCCCAGGAAGGGCAAACGCAGAGGCTCAGGTGGATGGGGCCACCAGATCCCAGTGGCAAAGGAGAGATATGAAGGCTGAGGGGGCTGACTCCGCAGGCTGGGCCTCCCTGTGGAGGTGACATGGAGTGGGCTCTCGAGGACAAGTCGGGGACACTAGGAGAAGAGGTGAGGAGAGCGTTCCAGTGTGAGGGACCAACCGGCTCGGGGCACAGGGACAGGGTGCTCCGGGGCCTCCCCTACAAAGGGGTCTGCTTAAGGGCAGGGGGAGCGGCTGACGGCTCAGCAGAATGCGCTGCGGGTCCACCTGGATCAGAGgtgcagggaggggtgaggagagacAGGCGGGAGGCAGCGTTGTGTCCTGGTGAGCCTGGGGCAGGGACTCCCCGGGCCACCATGGAGCTGGAGAGATGTGGATGGCAGGTGCCTGCGAGCGAGGCAGGTAATGCAGTGACAACCGTCCAGGCGTCTGGTCACCCTAGGCAGCGCCTCTGTCCGGACCTGCAGCCGAGGGGTTCGGCTCTCACTGCGAGTGGGGGGAGGTCAGCATGGCATTGTAGGCTCAAGGGCCCCGTGGTTGGAGATTTGGGGAAAGTAGGAGGTAAGAGCCCAGGGTGCTCTGACCTCTAAGGCCTTCAGCATCCCTCTGATCCCGAGAGAGGGACTGAGAGGAACCCAGCAGAGCGCGATGACAGTGTGGGacctgctctctcctctggggTATAGATTTTCATGAAGTCCTGGCCCTGGCTCTGAGGCTGCAGGCTGTTTGCTGCGAGGAGAGGCCGGTCCCTCTGAGCTGGGGAATGGGGAAGACAAGTCCTCAGGGAAGCTGGGAGCCTGTGGGAGCCCACTCTGAACCCCAGGGGCCCCCGAGTCCTCTCGGCTCTAGCAGGGTGTTCTGAGACAGGAGCTGCAAACCAGCAGTGGAACCCAGCCCTTCGGCGGGTTTTGTTAGACCTGCAgggttgtgtttgtttttttcaaattggGCAAatccacacatttttaaaatctgaattttgactaatgctgctgtgaacatgagtgtcCAAGGATCTGCCTGAGTCCCTGCACACCCATGCTCACAGCAGCAtgattcacagtagccaaaaacggaaacaacccaagtgtccctcACCAGAGGAATAGACGACGTGTGGCCCatccacacactggaatattatttggccatgaaaaggaatgaggtactgacaTAGGTGGCAATATGGAGGAACCCTGAGGACATGAggttcagtgaaataagccagactcaaGACAACAAACACTAGGTGATTCCACTCCTATGAGGTCCCTGGAGGagtcaaactcacagagacagaaagtagactggtgggTGCCAGGGCTGCCGGCGGTGGGTGGGGAGTGAGTGTCGAGTGGGCGGGTGtggagtttgggaagatgaaaaagctctggagacGGATAGTGGTCATGGTTGTACAACGCTGTGAACGTGCTTAATGCAACTGAATCGGACACTTAACggttaaaatgttaaatcttatgtatattttactacaactgaaaaaatgaaaaaaactgaacaTCCACATTTTCGTGAACATCAAAATCTGTGGCAACACCGGGCCCATTGGGCTGCGTGGCCCAGATTGTGGCGCTGCCCCGCCTGCCCACCCCCACTCTGCGACACCTGCTAGGGCACTGGGTCTTGGGGCATCTCCTGCTCGtgcagcacagggcctgggacagCACAGAAGCCCCATCCCCCACTCAGGTGACTCAAGTTAAGCTCCCAGAGCAAGCCGAGCGCTCCAAAGCAGCCAGGTAAAACAGTAGCTTCTTCCTCcaacctgagcctcagtttatccATCTGTGAAGAGGATCAGTCAGCACCCCATGCCTGTCGGGACCACGCGAGCAAGGGCTACTCGGGTGTGAAGAGCTGGCAGCCTTGCACGGCTGAGTGCCCATTGAGCAACGGGCCAGGCTATGCTCGTCTGCAGGCAGGGTTTTCCGAGGTATTATAATGGTTTTCAGGAACCCAgcctggctggccccagggacATTGGAGGACACTGCTCACGGCTGGTGTTTAGTCACCTTCCCGCAGGGACGTCCTTCTTCCTGTCTAACCACACTCCTGAACTGTCCTGGGAACCTGGATATCACTGGGGCTCCCTGCCTCTTGGAGACTTGAGTCAAACTTGACTTCAGTCCTGTCCCAGGCCCCGGGTCCCTCTCGGAGccctccccacagctcccacGCCCCTGGGCCTCACAttttcctctgcctctgcccaggcTCCTCAAGGCCTTCTCAGTTCAgcccatcccagctctgccccgtCTCCCTTCCACAAGAAACCCAGCCTCACACGGCACGCATGCCGAGTCCCTTCCCCATCTTCTagctggccaaccctgggctgggTGGTCCAGGCACTCCCCACCTAAAATTCTGGGGAATAAAATGTTCTCCATCTTCTAACAGCATTGCCTGTCCTCTGGACATTTCCTTAATGGGAGCTGAGCATCCCCCTCCTTGTCCAGCCTTCCTTCTCTGGTCTTAGGGATCCCTTTTCCCCAGTCCCTTCTTCAACCCCATACTCTCTAAACGCAGAGCGCCCCGCTGTCTAACTCTTCGAAGGCTGGACTTCTAGGGTCCAGGTGTTAGCTAGGTGACTCCACGTCTTCACTTTGGCTAATGTCTTCCTGGAATACAGAGCGTTATTGGTTCTTGTGGTCCACCAAGACCTTCAGGCATTTTTTCACCTGTACTTACACCATACCTTAATAatggtctctctctttctctatggCAGGTCTCTATGTGATCTTCCTGCAGAGTTTCCCTTCCACAGCTTAGAGCACTCTCCTAGGGTTTCTTCACAACCTTCTCCTCCTTCAGAAAAGTTGCCGCACACTGAAATTCCTAATCACATTTTCCCCAGTGACTCCTATTGTTATGGAAAAAGCCCCACCCGCCTGGCTGGGAATCTTCGAAGACAAAGGTGATCAGTCTTCCTACAGAAATGTCACTGGACTGTTCACTCTGGGGGCCAGAACCCCTCACCCTCACTCCCAACTTCCCAGTCTACATGCTCCTTCCTCTGGTGGAAGGAAAACCCTTTCtattgccccccaccccacctccacaaTAATTTTCTCCTCATGTCTGGCTAATTAAATTGATCACAGGTGAGTGTGGAGCCACTTTCTGCCTTGTCTGTTTGTTTCCCTTTAAAATAACATGTTTATTAAAGGGATGTGTTAATGCAGGCTCCTATTGGCTAGCAAGAGCTGTTTAAGTTTTCAGGAATTTCGCAATGGTTGACATCACATGAGCATCTTGAAATCGCCATGCCTGATGGGACAGTTTACATCacgaaatcagcaaatgctacaaaatgGGTCTTTTAGCCCCTAGATAGCCCGCTGTGAAATATTGACCCGCACAGCCCTGAGTATCATCCACCACGTGACCAGCATATTCTACAGCCAGACTCTTCAACACCCGAGCacactccctgcctccacctaGGACCAACTAGAACCACACTCCATGGCACTGAGGGATCAGTCTGGAAGGACCGCACTTCCTCCTCgccaggaagcagagagatgagCTCCAGACCGGGAAGGGCCGAGCCCAGATGGAGCCTggcaggaaggacagagggaaatGGGCAAGCTGGCTGAACTGACTGGCTGGGCACCCATCGCCAGGCTGGGCAGCTCCCAGCACTCTTGGTGACACATCAGTGACTCGAAGAcccaggagagagggcaggaccTCAGGGTTGTGAGGTCAGAGGTCATGGCCAAGGGCTCATGGAGAAGTGACTGACTGCATGGGATTACCCACACTGGGGGGCAGGTGCAGAATGAGGGGCCCCAGTTCAGCTCCTGAGGTGAGCTGGACACAGAGCAGGGATCTGCAGGGCCCCTTGGCCCTGCCTTTGCAGGTTCATCCTGAGCCATGACCTAGTGCCCAGGTGATCTGGGTGGCCGAGTTATGCCAGGGGAGAGGAAGCATGGAGAAACCAGCTCCGGCCTCCCCCACAGGGTGGAGAGCTGCCTTCAACCACGTTCCTCCTCCACCTTCATCCTTCTAGGGAAATGAGTGATGGTGCTAATCACTGCTAATGAATGGCTTCTGGGTAAGTCAGAGTGCAGAGCTTTTCTCCAGCCAGGAGGACAGACAGCTCTGGGGCAAGAGGCACAGGCGTACGGGCagtcaggcagcagctgggactGGGACGCCCCCCAGTGCTCGGGACCTgggagagaggcccagagagcctGGTGGAGGTCCGAggcccccactcccactcccacagCTGTTCCTTCAAGTCCTAGTCTGGGTGCTGGCGACTTGGACTCCCAGCAGGCATCTCAACCTAGGACATCTGGAAGCCAGACACTCACCCGGCCCCTCATCTCAGAAAGCGACCCCAGTTCACCCAGGTGCTCAAGCCGTATGCCTC
Coding sequences:
- the LOC103551636 gene encoding brain-specific serine protease 4 gives rise to the protein MAISRTPPALGGGCLRILTPLLLLASIATLDAAYTPAPPACGKPQQLNRVVGGEDSADAEWPWVVSIQKNGTHHCAGSLLTSRWVVTAAHCFKGNMNKPLQFSVLLGAWQLGNPGSRSQEVGVAWVQPHPVYSWKEGSRADIALVRLEHPIQFSERILPICLPDSSVHLPPNTDCWIAGWGSVQDGVPLHHPQTLQKLKVPIIDSEICSRLYWQGAGQGAITEDMLCAGYLEGERDACLGDSGGPLMCQVDGTWLLAGIISWGEGCAERNRPGVYISLTAHRSWVQKTVQGVQLRGRSQGSGLAGRRGRAPRALRAPRAVQGRLG